The following are encoded together in the Thalassolituus oleivorans MIL-1 genome:
- a CDS encoding helix-turn-helix transcriptional regulator produces MEVRESLSYQHQQILRYIELRAQWEGRINAKHIAESFNIGRELGGKLINRYNDTCPSNLTYDASAKAHLTTEKFTPQLTTGTLEEYIYGFFQADLPDEQTGWTLKDTFPMRQFGRAPRPEIVRPILNAIQNKRKLDIAYLSMNSPEYEGRIISPHNLIHDGARFHVRARCEKNQDFRDFVLSRITDVYDDEGPAEYGEQDDERWNTWVTLTIEPDIRLIQSKKDIVAYDYCMNQNAEGRYQCQYTVRAALLIYTLKYLGLDRLREKAEAQQIMLTPECQNDIEKYLT; encoded by the coding sequence ATGGAAGTTCGCGAGTCGTTATCGTACCAACATCAACAAATACTCAGATACATAGAGCTGCGCGCGCAATGGGAAGGGCGGATCAACGCCAAACACATAGCCGAAAGTTTTAATATAGGACGTGAGTTGGGTGGCAAGCTCATAAATCGTTACAACGACACCTGCCCAAGCAATCTAACCTACGATGCCAGCGCGAAAGCACACCTAACAACAGAAAAGTTTACCCCACAGTTAACCACTGGCACGTTAGAAGAGTACATCTACGGATTTTTTCAAGCGGACCTACCTGATGAACAGACAGGTTGGACATTGAAAGATACCTTCCCAATGCGTCAATTTGGACGGGCCCCCCGACCTGAAATCGTACGCCCAATTCTTAACGCCATTCAAAATAAGCGCAAGTTAGATATCGCTTATCTTTCGATGAATAGCCCTGAGTATGAAGGGCGTATTATTAGCCCTCATAATCTAATACACGACGGAGCACGCTTTCATGTGCGTGCCAGATGCGAAAAAAACCAGGATTTCCGCGATTTTGTCTTGTCGCGCATTACCGATGTATATGACGACGAAGGCCCCGCAGAATACGGCGAACAAGACGATGAGCGCTGGAATACTTGGGTAACCTTAACCATAGAACCCGACATTCGGCTTATTCAATCAAAGAAAGACATCGTCGCCTACGACTACTGCATGAACCAAAACGCCGAAGGGCGCTACCAATGCCAATACACAGTACGCGCGGCATTATTGATTTATACACTGAAGTATCTAGGCCTTGATCGACTGCGAGAAAAAGCAGAAGCACAGCAAATAATGCTCACCCCCGAATGCCAAAACGACATAGAAAAATACCTAACCTGA
- a CDS encoding LysM peptidoglycan-binding domain-containing protein: MTVLIPLLDRDIQLHQVQAGETLSKIIVRYHGNLQADVLQSLISETMAANPQIKNPDLIYSGQLLQIPIPASYVSTEVWNYKPPILKDLQPDYLGPVCRDWNKATPQERSMMPSLIDVSLATASAMAGGADALLNSNKSLISKIAVSYEQYKQGAISKNQYDYIRKQSIDKLSENMKSTTRLFTGDKSVKEVLRISRTKGTVPTANIKYAASKIGDYGKAAAKGGLVLSAISLADSCKTIATTNSIKDRSIVLVEGLSSTISGIAAGTAVSLILALTPVGWVAAIAIGIAIALGAYATGKIAGSVYQYMGEGNIADTTGITNVCRNIFEHASKTGIDTNKLLISNNLSSVL; this comes from the coding sequence ATGACTGTACTTATCCCTTTGCTGGATCGAGATATACAGCTACATCAAGTACAAGCAGGCGAAACGCTATCAAAAATCATCGTTCGTTATCACGGAAATCTGCAGGCAGACGTTTTGCAAAGCCTTATCTCTGAAACGATGGCTGCTAACCCCCAAATTAAGAATCCTGATCTTATTTACTCAGGCCAATTGTTACAGATTCCTATCCCTGCCAGCTACGTCTCGACGGAAGTTTGGAACTACAAGCCGCCGATACTGAAAGATCTGCAACCAGACTACCTTGGCCCGGTTTGCAGAGACTGGAATAAAGCAACTCCGCAAGAGCGTTCTATGATGCCAAGCTTGATTGACGTATCACTGGCAACTGCTTCAGCAATGGCTGGCGGAGCCGACGCTTTGCTGAATAGCAATAAATCACTAATCAGTAAAATCGCTGTTAGTTATGAGCAATACAAACAAGGTGCTATCAGCAAAAATCAGTACGACTATATTCGTAAGCAGTCGATCGACAAGCTCAGTGAAAATATGAAGAGCACAACGCGTCTGTTTACCGGCGATAAATCGGTGAAGGAAGTTTTGCGTATTTCCCGTACCAAAGGCACGGTTCCAACCGCCAATATCAAATATGCTGCTAGTAAAATTGGTGATTATGGAAAAGCCGCGGCAAAAGGCGGATTGGTGCTGAGCGCTATAAGCTTAGCGGATAGCTGCAAAACAATCGCGACGACAAATAGCATCAAAGATAGAAGTATTGTTCTAGTTGAAGGCCTTAGCAGCACCATTAGTGGAATTGCGGCAGGAACCGCTGTCTCTCTTATACTCGCACTAACACCCGTAGGCTGGGTAGCAGCAATCGCTATAGGAATAGCCATTGCTTTAGGAGCTTACGCAACAGGAAAAATCGCTGGCTCCGTATATCAGTATATGGGAGAGGGAAATATTGCTGATACTACCGGTATAACTAATGTTTGCCGAAACATATTTGAACATGCTTCGAAAACCGGCATAGACACTAATAAGTTACTAATATCAAACAATCTTAGTTCGGTACTTTAG